In Salinibacterium sp. dk2585, a single window of DNA contains:
- a CDS encoding multidrug effflux MFS transporter: MSQTNSIPVITPGDLKDKRPHPGDALTSRQRLVYVLVLGTLTALGPFTIDLYLPAFPALERDLGVGAAAIQLTLTGTTIGFALGQLLVGPWSDKVGRRLPLILATTVHIAASIGAALAPDIAWLGVFRVLQGFGAAAGGVVAMAMVRDLFGGKRLVTMLSRLALVNGLAPILAPVIGSQLLRITDWRGIFWVLAGYAVLVVGAVLLLITETRPASARRVPGHSTMRSRYRALFTDRVFVGAAIVGAMSFTGLFAYLSSSSFLFQGVYGFSPQQYGLLFGINSVGVVLGVQTSSRLMARHGVGPQWVLVGVTSVQLAMAITIVSLDQAGAGLWGTLIPLWFYITACGFGFPAVQVLALAHHGKEAGTAASLLGALNFGLAGVISPLVGVMGVATATPMAIVMGGASVLGVVIVWAVVRPRSVPPLEE, translated from the coding sequence GTGAGCCAGACCAATTCCATCCCCGTCATCACTCCCGGGGACCTGAAGGACAAGCGTCCGCACCCGGGTGACGCGCTCACCTCCCGCCAGCGGCTGGTCTACGTGCTCGTGCTCGGCACGCTCACGGCCCTCGGCCCCTTCACGATCGACCTGTACCTGCCGGCGTTCCCCGCCCTCGAGCGCGACCTGGGCGTCGGCGCGGCTGCGATCCAGCTCACGCTGACCGGCACGACCATCGGCTTCGCCCTCGGCCAGCTCCTGGTGGGCCCGTGGAGCGACAAGGTCGGCCGCAGGCTTCCCCTCATCCTCGCGACGACCGTGCACATCGCCGCGAGCATCGGCGCGGCGCTCGCTCCCGATATCGCGTGGCTCGGCGTCTTCCGCGTGTTGCAGGGCTTCGGCGCGGCCGCGGGCGGTGTCGTCGCGATGGCGATGGTGCGAGATCTCTTCGGTGGCAAGCGGCTCGTCACGATGCTGTCGCGCCTCGCGCTCGTGAACGGCCTCGCGCCGATCCTCGCGCCCGTGATCGGTTCACAGCTGCTGCGCATCACCGACTGGCGGGGCATCTTCTGGGTACTAGCCGGCTACGCCGTGCTCGTTGTTGGGGCGGTTCTCCTGCTCATCACCGAGACACGGCCCGCATCCGCCCGGCGTGTACCCGGTCACAGCACGATGCGCTCCCGCTACCGCGCCCTCTTCACCGACCGGGTCTTCGTCGGGGCGGCGATCGTCGGAGCGATGAGCTTCACAGGACTCTTTGCCTACCTCTCGAGTTCATCCTTCCTGTTCCAGGGCGTCTACGGCTTCAGCCCGCAGCAGTACGGCCTACTCTTCGGCATCAACTCGGTGGGTGTCGTGCTCGGCGTGCAGACCAGTTCGCGCCTCATGGCCCGCCACGGCGTCGGCCCGCAGTGGGTGCTCGTCGGTGTTACCAGCGTGCAGCTCGCGATGGCGATCACCATCGTGTCGCTCGACCAGGCGGGTGCCGGGCTCTGGGGCACGCTCATCCCGCTGTGGTTCTACATCACGGCCTGCGGATTCGGCTTTCCCGCCGTGCAGGTGCTGGCCCTCGCGCACCACGGCAAGGAGGCCGGCACCGCGGCATCCCTCCTCGGCGCCCTCAACTTCGGGCTTGCCGGCGTCATCTCGCCCCTCGTCGGCGTCATGGGGGTCGCAACGGCGACGCCCATGGCCATCGTCATGGGTGGCGCGTCGGTGCTCGGCGTCGTGATCGTGTGGGCCGTCGTGCGTCCACGTTCGGTGCCGCCGCTCGAGGAGTGA
- a CDS encoding LacI family DNA-binding transcriptional regulator has protein sequence MSGEDKARSANIFDVARLAGVSHQTVSRVVNDHPSVRPATRKRVEDAIRQLRYRPSTNARALVTRRSRTIGVITTGSPDYGPSATLQALTEASRSARYTISITSMLQADPVSMRAAVETLLSQSIEAMVLIAAHRGALDAIQGLDLGVPLVAVDSSARPGFHSVSIDQFEGARLATQHLIELGHREIVHLAGPQHSMDATERERGWRAALSHAGLVARAPLEGDWTPRSGYERGLHLAASRGFTAIVSGNDQMALGAMFALKERGIRVPEDVSVIGFDDIPEAAFFTPPLTTMHQDFAGLGGDIMARLLELLDDGDLPDARAPHVPGLVLRRSTAPLRP, from the coding sequence GTGAGCGGTGAAGACAAGGCGCGGTCCGCCAATATCTTCGACGTCGCACGGCTCGCGGGGGTGTCTCACCAGACCGTCTCCCGGGTCGTCAACGACCATCCGAGCGTGCGCCCCGCGACGCGCAAGCGGGTCGAGGACGCGATCCGGCAGCTGCGCTACCGCCCGAGCACGAACGCGCGGGCCCTCGTCACCCGCCGTTCCCGCACGATCGGGGTCATCACGACGGGCAGCCCCGACTACGGGCCCTCCGCGACCCTGCAGGCGCTCACGGAGGCCTCCCGCAGCGCGCGCTACACCATCAGCATCACGAGCATGCTGCAGGCCGACCCCGTCTCGATGCGCGCCGCCGTCGAGACGCTGCTCTCGCAGAGCATCGAGGCCATGGTGCTCATCGCCGCCCATCGCGGCGCGCTCGACGCCATCCAGGGCCTCGACCTCGGCGTGCCGCTCGTGGCGGTCGACAGCAGCGCCCGCCCCGGCTTCCACAGTGTCTCGATCGACCAGTTCGAGGGCGCCCGTCTCGCGACGCAACACCTCATCGAACTCGGCCACCGGGAGATCGTGCATCTCGCGGGGCCGCAGCATTCGATGGATGCCACGGAACGCGAGCGTGGCTGGCGCGCTGCGCTCTCGCACGCCGGTCTCGTCGCCCGGGCGCCGCTCGAGGGCGACTGGACCCCGCGGAGCGGCTACGAGAGAGGACTCCACCTGGCGGCATCCCGGGGCTTCACGGCGATCGTGAGCGGCAACGACCAAATGGCCCTTGGGGCGATGTTCGCGCTCAAGGAGCGTGGCATCCGCGTTCCCGAGGATGTGAGCGTGATCGGCTTCGACGACATCCCCGAGGCCGCCTTCTTCACTCCCCCGCTCACGACCATGCATCAGGATTTCGCGGGCCTGGGGGGCGACATCATGGCGAGGCTGCTCGAGCTGCTCGACGATGGCGACCTCCCCGATGCGCGGGCGCCCCACGTGCCGGGCCTCGTGCTGCGACGCTCCACCGCGCCGCTGCGGCCCTGA
- the yjfF gene encoding galactofuranose ABC transporter, permease protein YjfF yields MTTTLPPVKAFSSRSRLARLIPSSRYTSVLVTLVLLVAMFAVGASRYRGFASGQVVMNLFIDNAFLIVLAVGMTFVILTGGIDLSVGAVVALSTMITATLLRDGWSPLAVIVVVLLATSTLGLLVGLVIHYFDIQPFIATLAAMFLARGLCYVISLDSISITDPFFVALAQTRIPLADRLSITPTVIVAVAVVVIAFIVLHFTRTGRTVYAIGDGGASAHLMGLPVVRTKVLVYVISGFCSGVAGILFSLYTLSGYSLTAVGMELEAIAAVVIGGTLLTGGYGFVLGSLLGVLVLGTIQTIISFDGTLSSWWTKIVIGGLLLLFIILQRILTARRR; encoded by the coding sequence CCCTCCCTCCCGTGAAGGCGTTCTCGAGCCGCAGTCGCCTGGCACGCCTGATCCCGTCGTCGCGTTACACCTCGGTGCTCGTGACCCTGGTGCTGCTGGTCGCGATGTTCGCCGTGGGCGCGAGCCGCTACCGCGGGTTCGCCTCGGGCCAGGTCGTCATGAACCTCTTCATCGACAACGCCTTCCTCATCGTGCTCGCGGTCGGCATGACCTTCGTGATCCTCACGGGTGGCATCGACCTGTCGGTGGGCGCTGTCGTGGCGCTTTCGACCATGATCACGGCCACCCTGTTGCGCGACGGCTGGAGCCCTCTCGCCGTTATCGTCGTCGTGCTGCTCGCGACCTCCACCCTCGGCCTCCTAGTGGGCCTCGTCATCCACTACTTCGATATCCAGCCCTTCATCGCGACGCTCGCCGCGATGTTCCTCGCGAGGGGTCTCTGCTACGTCATCAGCCTCGACTCGATCTCGATCACCGACCCGTTCTTCGTGGCGCTCGCGCAGACCCGCATCCCGCTCGCGGACCGCCTCAGCATCACGCCGACCGTCATCGTCGCGGTCGCAGTCGTCGTGATCGCCTTCATCGTGCTGCACTTCACGCGCACGGGCCGCACGGTCTACGCGATCGGCGACGGCGGGGCCTCGGCGCACCTCATGGGACTTCCGGTCGTGCGCACCAAGGTGCTCGTCTACGTCATCAGCGGCTTCTGCTCGGGCGTCGCCGGCATCCTCTTCAGCCTGTACACGCTCTCCGGCTACAGCCTGACGGCCGTCGGCATGGAGCTCGAGGCGATCGCCGCCGTCGTGATCGGCGGCACGCTCCTCACGGGCGGCTACGGCTTTGTGCTGGGCTCGCTCCTCGGCGTGCTCGTGCTCGGCACGATCCAGACCATCATCAGTTTCGACGGCACACTCAGCTCCTGGTGGACGAAGATCGTGATCGGCGGCCTGCTGCTGCTCTTCATCATCCTGCAGCGCATTCTCACCGCCCGCCGGCGCTGA